The sequence ATTAATTTGCTTCACcacccctcccctctctctctctctctctctctctctctctctctctctctcacacacacacacacacaacacactcCCTTTTGCTTTTTTCCTTGTTTGTCTCAGTGCATGTGTGTCCTTGCACATCACTGTGGCATTAGTCTTAGGTTTTATTCTAACCAactggggtttttttttttttttcctttttctttatttttttgttttcttttgcgcgggagagagagagagagacatacGCGTGCATAGATTTTAGTGAGATCTTGGACTCACTcgctcactcactctctctctctctctatctacttcttttcttcttcttcttcttcttcttctccttcttcttcttattaagTTATTACATAGAAATGTGAGCTTGTTGAAGCTAGCCCTATGGGTAAATAGAGAtacaaattaatattattaaaccaTAGAGGATTCATCTGATTCGAGGCATATATAAACTGCAGCAAATCTCTAACAGAATATGCCCATATAAAGTGCATGTCTCTTTGTCTCTCACATGTACGAGTATGTGGGTGGAATGTGGTCATTGCATTTGTGAAGCTATGGGAATTGTTATAGAGAATTATATATTGAGTGAGTAGAGCATTACCATTACGTACGTAGTTGAACAATTAATTAGTAACTAACTGGCTTGGTAACTTTTTTACGGGAGATACGtatgtatattataattaaattcgTCTTCTGGTTCAAAAGATTATGCTTTTTAATAAGATCAATTAAATAATACATTGAAGATCAGAAGAATCTGATGATGTATAAACTATTTACTATAGGCGTCGTACAGCTTAGAtctaaaccaaattaaaatccaagTGAAAATTGAAACTTCCATGTGACAGTCAATGACAgttctcaaaaccctagaaaattaAAAGGCAGCTTCGatacaagtgaaaaaaaataaaaacccttcTTCGAGTAAAACTAAGGAGATTGCTATTCCTGTGCCTTCCCTTGAGATCCATGCTACTCAACATTCAATGCAGGATAAAACATGGCCGATgagaaaacaaaaggaaacCTTTGAATGTGGATATAAGTGCATAAGAAACCTAGTTAAAATACCCTACACatgaactatatatatgtatagaaaatTGGATCATTATGATTGTTCTATCATACTGTCTCTGACAAGAGAAGCAATAATTCTCTAGAGCTTATGCTGCATTAATGATAGTTCGAGTAAATGCtctactacatatatatataacacccATGCAAATCTATGCAACTGTTcctatttattattgtttaaattaaataatggATTTACGGGTACATGCATAAACCTatagagaaaggagagagagagtatacaAATACAAATAGCTATTCTTACACCATGGAATTGAGAAGATCATGCAATCAAGTACCtaaagctagctagctagctagacaTCTATAATTACTAAATAGTCCAAGTACACCAGCTACTCATATGCTTATCTTCTCGGTGAAGCTAAATGAAGCATCATGATTCCAACATTATGTTGATGTTCTATTCATTCCCAAAGATATAGAATAGTTGACCACCCATATGAATGTTGTGTTGTATTTCCTCACACTCAAGCAAAGAATGTAGTTGATTTCCTTCATATGGAGATACTGATGCTTGGACCAAGCACAGAACACTTGCACTGATCGAGCAGCTGCTTTAaaccaaaagaagaaaacagTGATGCATATTCGTATCATGTGTTTGAATGCTCAAATTCATGCAAAGATGAATGTGAAATGAATATACCACTATTACAACTAATTTGAAGGACAAATTCTTTGCATTTGTACTGCTCGAGGTTAACTTAGTTATAAGATGATACTCATTGCAAATGAAGTAGAAATACATGCATTGTTCTTGTTCGTTGCTAACAACTAACTCTTCAAGTCAGAGACATCACCACCCATTAACTCATGAACCATTGCCATCACCATACTATagcatacaaaaataaaaataaaaataaaaataaaaataaaaataaaagaagaagaagaagaagaagaagataagacACTAGATTGCCAATAAATCTAAGAAAAGAAACTTGCCTACAATTTCTATCATCGTCTTCGGTAGACCTTCATCAGTAGATTAAAGGTGTTGCAGTAACCAAATTCatgcttcttcctcttctacTTAAGTAGTTAAATTCCTTGAATTCCTTCCCTTTGAAGCCATAGCAAAAATTGAGCTTCGTAGCGTGAGGCTACTGCATGTGAAAACTATCGAACATAGAGAAACTAGATCACAAGATATTCCCCGACGATGAAGAGTTGAATCCGGAGAGATCTGATGTCCACCCACCACCGCCACTGCCACCGCCactaccgccgccgccgccgccgccacctcctcccCAGTATTGGTCATTTCCCGGAACACCCAAGTACTGTCGCGCTAAGCTTAGTCCCTGCGAGTTATCTTCCATTTTCACTGAAGCCAGTTGCGAGACAAGGCCAGAGCTTGATATCTTCGGAAGCACCTGAGTGCTGAAACCGTCATTCCCGCCTTCTCCGTCGAAAGGATAAAGTCCCGGAATTGTGAGGGATGGCGGGGCCtgcggaggtggcggcggctcCACCCCTCCCAAGAAAGGGAACTGCTGGATTTGCTGGAGCCTCCAGTGCTCTAACCCGAGAGCCGAGCTGCTTCCGATGTGATAATCTATAGGTTCGAGCGGTTGGATTCCGCTAAAGGCGAGCCCTAAGTTCGATGCGCCGCCGGTGTACTCAGCTAGCGAGTGCAAACTGGCCATGAAGGGCAGTTGTGTTGGCGGCGGTGGGATGGTGGTTGGAATGTTtgcactgccgccgccgccgcctgcagctgtggaggaagaggaggacgtGCCGCTGATATGGCGGTCGGCAGCGGACGCCGAGGCGGATTTCGAGGAGCCTCCAGAGGAGGACTTGCTCCGCTTGTTGCGTCGGCAACCGCCGCCAACGGGGACGTTGCGGAGGGTGCCTCCGCGGGTCCAGTAGCGGCGGCAGGTCTTGCAGAAGTAGCGTGGCTGCGAGAGGGAGTAGTTGTTGAAGTAGCAGAACTTGGTGTTGGTCGAGTCGCACCGCGGGCACTTGAGCGCCGGCTCCGGCTGGGGGATCTTCGCGAGACGAGCACGGTCCGCCATCGAGCCGGGCCGGGCAGGGCCGCCGGCCGCAGCTGCCATGCTCGGGGCCTCAGGGCGTGGCGCGGCCTGCAGGCCCGGCGGGAGCGGGTGAGCTACGTCGGaaaggccgccgccgccgccgccgcttgcgCTCTGGTGCTGCTGGTGCGATTGTTGctgtattagaaaaatattccACCAAAAAAGAAGAGGATTGAAATTAGTGGTATATTCAAGAAGATTTAGGTAAAAGGGTAGgaatatcttcttcttttttttcccactcCTCCTTCCTTTTAATTTGCTTTTTTGGTGAAGAAGATAAAAataggagaagaagaggaaagggaagaagtagaagaggaggatgaggatgaggagaaGAGACTCACCTGGTTCCAGTTTGGTGGATCTAAGTAGACTGGAACTGAAGAAAAAACCAtagtgtttttcttttcttctttccccttagcttcttcctctttctgATTAGATTCTTTAAGGGTTATGGTGGAGAGATGGTGGAGAATCACATCCAGAAGCAGTtcctttgagagagagagagagagagagagagagagagagagagagagagagagagagagagagagagagtgtgtgaagAGGAAAGGAGGGATTTCTTCTTTTTAGCTCTTGGTGgcttttatataataaatggtAGGGTTGGCTAAATAGGTGATGAGTGGAAGAAATTCCTTAGCCTGGAAGGCTTTAACTATTTAAGCTTCTAAATAGTGTTGAGAGAGGAGCACTCCGGGAGCTTTAGTGGCATCTCATGATCCTGGAAAAGTTGGAGAATAGAAGAGAGGGGCATGCATGGAAACCCTAGCaagtgtattattattattatgtgaaGGGAAAGGGAAAATACATGATAGTACAGAAATAATTAAAGCAAGGTTTATATGTAGGTAAAGAAGGGGAAAAGTTGGTTTTGTTGTATATCTGTATGTATGtcaattaattatttgttttgcATGGAATAATATGAATGGAGAGTACATGCAATCCTGTGTATAGGTTTTAATTGATAAATTAATCATTTCTCtgtttaaaagttttttttctctttaccatGAGCAAGGCTCCGTCTACAATTAATCACTTTTCTCTTGTAATCTTACAATActcaaaaaaaagtatatattcaTAGAACTCTCTACTTATATTGACGTGGCGGGTTTtatcatagttaaaaaaatattttcccaCTAAAATAGCCTCACAATAATTTACTTGTCGACAAACCgatcgtctctagagcaagtggcatgCAAAGGGccagcttgatggttggtacccgagacccaagttcgaatcctagttgattcacatttccagctaagtttatttttaaatgaaataaacgaaacggatagcatgctacctatgtctaaaaaaaaaaaaaatttacttcgACAAGTAATGTGGCAAGTTTTACTagttttatttgattaaataagTACCTTTATACTAgttttaattgattaaataaagtacctttatatatacttatgacttgcatcaatttttttaatagagaaTTGCATCATTTGTGCGCCAAGCATCTAATTGAAGCTTTTATTTCAGAATATTAAGAAACATTTATAGAATGCATGAGCAAAGTATTACTTTTAATAGCTGTCAATTTTCTGTGAACAAATTATCCTTTTTGTGGATTGCActaattaactatttattattattattatttttatatcagaATGTTAATTAGTAATTTGTAGAATGTATTAAGCAAGTATATATGTAAAACAATACTCTAATTTaccattttatttatattctttctttttgtttttaatctGATGCTCACTACTCTTTCTAGACTCTTTGGACGATGAGATGATTCACTAGGATAATGCCTATAAAAGTGGGGAGTATTGTATTGGTAGGTCACGATCCTGGAATAGAATAGTTTGCAACAGCagctttatatattaatttggttcatggatttgTCCAAAGGAAAAATAACCTTAATTGGATTTTTAAATTATGCTTTCACAAACTGTATATAACACACCAAAGGGCAGTATACAAAGTACAAATGGCTCAAGCTAGGTTATGATTAAGTAGGGTTCTCGATCCAAGGGTTGCTCCTTAACTGAGAAGCAAGCTGGATGTGGAAAGGGGTTCTATTTTATTACTTCTAACACTAAATGATAACTATACACTGAGATGATAAAATCTTTCGTTCCTTGGGAACACATTTTATCATCCGATTGTACATGAACTAATTAGTCTTAATTTATTGTTTGGTCATCTTTAATGAACTTAAAACATGACGATGAGTACgaatataacaaattaaaatgtgGTGTGCATGCATTGTTACTTTACTTCAATCAAGAAATTGATATGATAGTTATTTATACGCATTAAAAAGCTAAAATGTATAGCAGGAGGTATAATGTGCATCcaaaaatatactaaacaacAAGACTGCATGACAATGACAGGGGTGGCAATTCCGGATTCGAACAAGGCACGAAATCACTGAGTGTAATCCCAAATCatctttaattttcaaaacaagaaaaaaagaattaatcaaAGAAAAAATCCGAATCAACATAGTACAAACTTGTTTATCTAAACATATAACACAATATGGCACAACCATAGAGTAATAAAGTGGTTGTTTTGAGTATCTAAGTTATAAAAACTTACGCAGATCTAGTCTTAGATTTTAAAGACAAAATACACAATGCTGAGTTGCCACCCCAAGACAGCGCCAAAATTGATGCATAAGATAAATTAAGGTTTCTAGCATCAGATTCAGTTTCTTTACGTAGGACTTGTTAgtgtttcttttaaaaaaatttcaaaattatttatcaCATGTATATATTATCTGTTAGAAATTCACATCTTAGAATAACCCCACAGGAGTAATAGCAAGAGGATTAGAGGACATAGAATACTGGCCAGTTCAAACCTATACCATGTATTAATTTGAGCTTCTATTTTGAATGAATTACTATTCTAATATAAATTTGCCATATTCTTGGCCTGTGTAAGTCCTGTACTGGGGCTAAACTTCCTAACAACTAGTGTAAGAACCAACTAGCAAGGTCATAGGTGTTGAGTATGCCTCGAatagaccgaccgtccctaagcgcaagtagcaaagggttACATAGTTGATACCCGAAGtcacaagttcgaatcctagttgattcacatttacaactaagtttatttctaaaaaaataaccCAAGCGGCAAAAgtcttgatggttggtatccaagacccaagttcgaatcctaggtgattcacatttctagctaagtttatttctaaatgaaataaacgatgCGGATAGCGTGCtttctatttctcaaaaaaaaaaaaaaaaaaaaatccgagaTTCCGTGTTTCCTTCAATTTCAGACCACAACGCATATGTTCCCCCTTCGTCTCTCCGGTGAACACAACCATNTATAATtctcagataaaaaattaacgtttggataaaaaaaaaaaaaaaaggagtatgCCTCGAATAGCAATTTGGTGTAATACAAAAAGATTATTAGAAATTCACATTCACATATAACATTAATAGTCTTCTGAGTTatctcaaaacaaaaataacaatagTCTTATGAATAATAATGAAATGATTGGTGATTTGATACATTAAAGTTTACTTGATCTAAACCTATCGAGACTTGAACTTTTGGGACAAACAAGTTCTAGTGCATTAAAACTCTGAAAGATAATCTCTCGTAAGCCTATAAAAAGTCGGTAGAGATTGGGAATGCCATATATCCAATTCCTCAATTATTAGCCtatttcttcttattttcttttttattattttcctcTTTTGTCAAGCTTCTGATAAAGTAAACCCAACGAGGTTTGAAATTAGGctttaatatttgaaaattccTAAGTACATACATATAAATTTCTCCACTGAAAACCCAATTAAATGCATGTAAGCATGTTACATGTGGTGCATACACGATTGAGCGagttctttttttgagaaatacaTACACGACTCCTAAAAAGCAAGTAGTAACAAACTTGTTCACGATCTTGACTCGCGAGCGACCTGGTGCATGCATGAAGGGTCAAGTTAATCAAAATGACTGTTCTGTCGATCGGGTTCAGTTGAGATTGCCACccctatttatatttaatgatcTGAGCTCGATTTCAACGAATATATTCGGTCGGTGATGCTCCTGACCTATCTGATTCGACTAGACCACATCTTTGATGTTACTCttatgacatatatatatatatgtatccaaGACATAACTAAAACCTCACTCCCATCACACAAATTTGTTAATTAGACTTCT is a genomic window of Ananas comosus cultivar F153 linkage group 13, ASM154086v1, whole genome shotgun sequence containing:
- the LOC109719193 gene encoding dof zinc finger protein DOF2.4-like — protein: MVFSSVPVYLDPPNWNQQQSHQQHQSASGGGGGGLSDVAHPLPPGLQAAPRPEAPSMAAAAGGPARPGSMADRARLAKIPQPEPALKCPRCDSTNTKFCYFNNYSLSQPRYFCKTCRRYWTRGGTLRNVPVGGGCRRNKRSKSSSGGSSKSASASAADRHISGTSSSSSTAAGGGGGSANIPTTIPPPPTQLPFMASLHSLAEYTGGASNLGLAFSGIQPLEPIDYHIGSSSALGLEHWRLQQIQQFPFLGGVEPPPPPQAPPSLTIPGLYPFDGEGGNDGFSTQVLPKISSSGLVSQLASVKMEDNSQGLSLARQYLGVPGNDQYWGGGGGGGGGGSGGGSGGGGWTSDLSGFNSSSSGNIL